In Arthrobacter sp. QXT-31, one genomic interval encodes:
- a CDS encoding endonuclease domain-containing protein, translating to MRLILARTKLGEPVLNHVIRNSWGQPAVWPDAAYPEHRLALQYDGGHHSDPVQAARDRKRQEVTERLGWTELRIFKDDLDGDKPFVVEKVRATLQGLLRRQASGTWGSAP from the coding sequence AAGCTCGGCGAGCCGGTTCTGAACCATGTCATCCGCAACTCCTGGGGTCAGCCTGCGGTCTGGCCGGACGCTGCCTATCCGGAACACCGTCTGGCGCTGCAATATGACGGCGGGCATCATTCGGATCCAGTACAGGCGGCACGTGACAGGAAACGCCAGGAAGTCACGGAGCGCCTGGGGTGGACCGAACTCCGAATTTTCAAGGACGATCTCGACGGCGATAAGCCGTTCGTCGTCGAAAAGGTCAGGGCAACATTGCAGGGGCTGCTGCGGCGCCAGGCATCAGGAACCTGGGGCTCCGCCCCGTGA
- the glpX gene encoding class II fructose-bisphosphatase: MSQKYSTLSPSLAVGTDEPDRNLALELVRVTEAAAIAGGHWVGFGDKNKADGAAVDAMRSFLQTVHFNGVVVIGEGEKDEAPMLFNGEQVGDGTGPECDVAVDPIDGTRLTALGINNALAVLAVAERGSMFDPSAVFYMEKLVTGPEAADMVDLRLPVKQNLHLIAKAKGVKVNQLNVMILDRDRHRPLVEEIREAGARTKFIMDGDVAGAIAAARSGTGVDALMGIGGTPEGIVAACAIKSLGGVIQGRLWPTSDDEKQKAIDAGHDLERVLSTNDLVTSDNCYFAATGITDGDLLRGVRYNKEKVMTQSIVMRSKSGTIRFVDGEHQASKWEGYARKS; this comes from the coding sequence ATCAGCCAGAAGTACTCAACGCTTTCTCCGTCGCTCGCCGTCGGAACCGACGAGCCGGACCGCAACCTCGCCCTTGAACTCGTCCGCGTTACCGAAGCCGCCGCCATCGCCGGTGGCCACTGGGTGGGATTCGGCGACAAGAACAAGGCGGACGGTGCCGCCGTCGACGCCATGCGTTCCTTCCTTCAGACGGTGCACTTCAACGGCGTCGTGGTCATCGGCGAAGGCGAAAAGGACGAGGCCCCGATGCTGTTCAACGGCGAACAGGTGGGTGACGGCACCGGCCCCGAGTGCGATGTCGCCGTCGATCCCATCGACGGAACCCGCCTGACCGCCCTCGGCATCAACAACGCGCTGGCAGTCCTGGCCGTCGCTGAGCGCGGCTCCATGTTCGACCCCTCCGCCGTGTTCTACATGGAGAAGCTGGTCACCGGTCCCGAGGCCGCAGACATGGTGGACCTGCGCCTGCCGGTCAAGCAGAACCTGCACCTGATCGCCAAGGCCAAGGGCGTGAAGGTCAACCAGCTCAACGTCATGATCCTGGACCGTGACCGCCACCGCCCGCTGGTGGAGGAGATCCGCGAAGCCGGCGCGCGCACCAAGTTCATCATGGACGGCGACGTCGCAGGTGCCATCGCGGCTGCCCGCTCCGGCACCGGCGTGGACGCCCTCATGGGCATCGGCGGCACCCCGGAAGGCATCGTGGCGGCCTGTGCCATCAAGTCCCTCGGCGGCGTGATCCAGGGCCGGCTGTGGCCCACGAGCGACGACGAGAAGCAGAAGGCGATCGACGCCGGCCACGACCTCGAGCGGGTCCTGTCCACCAACGACCTCGTCACCAGCGACAACTGCTACTTCGCCGCCACCGGCATCACCGACGGCGACCTCCTCCGCGGCGTCCGGTACAACAAGGAGAAGGTCATGACGCAGTCGATCGTCATGCGCTCCAAGTCCGGCACCATCCGCTTCGTGGACGGCGAGCACCAGGCCAGCAAGTGGGAAGGCTACGCCCGCAAGAGCTAG